In the Andrena cerasifolii isolate SP2316 chromosome 3, iyAndCera1_principal, whole genome shotgun sequence genome, CAGATCAATTAAATCTAGAGATCCTAAAGCTAAGGTATGTCCCTACAATCCCGTTTGATTAATAGCTCTACTCCGTTACTGTGCAGCGCAGAAGTAGCGATATAGCTATCTTGTTTAGGTTTTAGTGGTAACGGAAGAAGGAGACTTTCCATACATGAGGCCACCATTATCTAAGGAACTCTGGTACAATACGGATAGAAAGACTACGGCACAGTTATTCTTTAAGCAATGGAATGGAACACAAAGGAGGTAATTGTTTCATAATCATGCGTACATTGATTTAACTAATTCATTGTGCATTTATTACGTTGCAGTATATTTTACGAGCCGCATGAATTTTATTCGAATGTTAATGATTTGATTGAGTCCGATAAAGGTGGGGTAGCTGTAGCCACGGGTTGGAAAATTACAAAGATGGATGTTGCAAATAAAACTGTAACACTGGAcgataattatgaaataaagtaTGATAAATGTCTTATAGCAACTGGTAAGTGCAGAGGATTCCTTTTTCAGGATATACGTACACATTTTTCACCCAAATCTCTTTGCAGGCGCTTCACCTAAAAATCTTCCAGTCTTTGAATCACTCGAAGATGATctcaaagaaaaaattataacatttaGAACAAGGGAAGATTTTCTGGACTTGGAGGATAGCGTGAATAATCCTAATTgtaaaaatatagtaataattGGTGGCGGATTTCTCGGATCGGAACTCGCTTGTTCACTTGCACGTAACTGTACGTTCTTTTCAATTCTCTTCCCGTCGATATAACTGTCCAGTTGCCAATGAGTATAAAAACATAACTGACTACATTTTCGTTCAGTACCTGAAGATAAAAGAGTATTTCAAGTATATAAAGAGAAATTTATAATGGATCAAGTGCTGCCGGAATATTTAAGCGAATGGGCAACAAAGAAAGCAATGTTGGAAGGTGTTCAATGTATTCCTAGTGCTGAAGTTGAGGACTATACTTATAAGAATGGGCAACTCTCGCTCGTTCTTACGGGAAGTTATGTTGTATGTATATATCCCATGATTTATATAAATATGCCCTAAGAATATATATGTAaccattttgttttctctgttccCATGAAAAGCTTGATGCTGATCAAGTGGTTGTGGCAGTAGGCGTTGAACCAAATACTGATTTGGCAGTCGCTTCGCATTTAGAAACAGATCCTGACGTAGGCGGCTTCCTTGTTAACGCAGAGTTAGAGGCAAGGAGTAATCTTTGGGTTGCTGGAGACGCAGCTTGCTTTTATGATATCAGACTTGGTAGAAGGAGAGTAGAACATCACGATCACGCCGTAGTTTCAGGAAGATTAGCGGGAGAAAATATGACTGGTGCAAGTAAGTTGAATGATACCATTATGATAGTTACTAGGAGAGAAAGATCATGAATCACTTATTCTTTCATCAGGAAAACCGTACCTGCATCAGTCGATGTTTTGGTCAGACCTAGGACCAGAGGTGGGATACGAAGCAATCGGTATTGTGGATTCATCACTGCCAACTGTAGGTGTTTTTGCAAAAGGAGCTGAAGTAACGGCCACTAATAATTCAGCCGAAACAACTCGGTCCTCGAGTGAAGAGGTAAAGAATAGAACACTGATCTTCTAAGCACGTTATACGCGTATGATTTTTATAGCCgatgtttttaaaatacagAAATCGAGATCCCCGCAAGCACTAAGTTCAGTAAAACCGGAATTAGTAACAGAACCGTCCCAAAGTATAGACGAACAAGCGGGTTCGAATGAAAATGATAAATCAGTATATGCTGATGACACAAAACTAGCAACAGAAGAACCTAAGAGATACGACGACTTTGTAAAAGGTGTCGTCTTCTATTTACGAGATGACATTGTGGTTGGCATAGTTCTTTGGAACATCTTTAATCGAATGTCGATTGCTAGGCAGGTACGTGCACGAAACGCGACGATTGCGTAGAGTAGAACGGATTTGTCTTGTATGTGTTTGTTGCAGGTCCTTGCCAGGGGCACAAAGTATGATGACTTAAATGAAGTAGCAAAACTGTTTACCATTCACGACGACTGATTCCGTAGGCGCAAAAATGTGATGAATACATGACAATATCGTGTCATTGCTGTATATAAAGTTATTTATCCATCAATTCTGaaacatttttacaaataaaatcTACAACTGCTATGTTATTCATGAGTCCAAAAAGGTACGACTTGTATAAATACTGCACATACCACGTACAAAAGTATTTCCAAAAGAAATCTAGAGACGAAAGCATTCTTATAGGCATTCAGACGTGTTTATTACATTATTACTAAATGTGAActttattaagaaataaataaaaaaaaactgttttattaGTTACTGAAACAGAGTTTAATATCATTGGTACACTAACAAATGTATACGCACAAGTATGAACATTcatcaagaaacaaaaaaaaatgcactccATGAATAACGCGTAGGAATAAATTGTTTCAAGAGAAATGTTACGATCCATTGTCAgacatatttttaaatgattattcGCATTCTCCTCTCTTTTTATTCTGTTATCATAATAGGCATATTAGAAAATTGGTTGATACTTTATATTCTCATACTTCGTGTATAGAATCAAATCCTTTTATGACCAGTTTCggtgaaattttatttccatatcTTCTATCTAAGATATCCATATATCTGAGGTAATTATGGCATTCGTAATCATCTAACGCCTGTGtaacaaatataattataagtATAAATACTGAAGTCAATATTACAGTATACACGTACTATATGTTCAGGCCACAGTTTTCCGCATGTCACGTTTTGCATTAGCGTATGTTGACAGTGATGCAGAAGTGATACACAGTAGTAGATTATATAATCAGGCGAATATAGTACACAGGTAGCCAGAAAATGCACGATCTGAGACCAGGGCAGTATACCCCAGAAACATTGAGACATCATTAAGTTACATATCAAGGACCAGTCCATTCCAGAAGTACTCTGCGTTGCGATATAAATGGATTAATGAAATTGACACAGAATTAGTTATGGGACACGATGGAAAATTAAAACATACCTTAAGTGCGAACTTGACATTTGGTAGTTCGTTGCTAACAATGCTTTCTAAGATTTGCATGAACGTAAACTGTATGGCACATTCttccttaatatttctgtcTATCACCTTCCCCAAAGACGGCCACAAAAATTTCGTTACTGGGAACTGTATCAACTGCGTAATAAATGTCTTGCACCTGCAATTATCAGGTTTTAAAGTATCATCTTGAAGAGAATTTCCAGAGGTCGATGATGATGAATAGCATTCTGAAGCGCAATGTTACTAAATGATGGTGACTAAGTTTTCCACCTGAGACCTGTCAATGATGATACTTGGCTAGCTAGAGTTGCcctaaatttttctttgaaaaagtGCTAGCAAGTTCAGTAGTGTTCTATTAAGATATTCTTGTGACTGTACACGAGAAAGTCCTGATAAAATATCTTAGATTTGCTAGCGGAGGGTATATTCGCGGTCACCTGAGACATTTATTCGCAATATATACGATACTTAGAAGATAATTTCTGTGCcaattttttcaaaagaatttccttaattacgttgagacatatagtttattaaaagaaaaatgtattaGTACGTACTTCGCCATATCTCCTTCACAAATAATGAACACTGTTGATAAAAACCAATCAAAGCCATCAAATTTTTTTGGTCTCTCATACTGTATAAATTCATAACACGCGTTGATAAATTCCTGTAACTTCTCTCTCGTTTCGATTGTATTTTCCAAGATGTCATTTTGATCTGCATAATACAGAGCTAAATTGATCCCTTGTATTTCTTCGGCGAACCAAAAATCTGTTTTCGACGATACGTTCTCATCCCATTGAAAATTTTGTCCCCACTCTGCAGTGGGAATTGCTTTCTGCATTTGGTCCACTAATTGAATCAATATTCTGTTCTAAAGGGATGTATTTTGTTGAAGTTTAATTCAGGGAATACCTAATACAATTTCGAGAAACTGATCTGTAATACAAAAGCGAAGATTGAAATATTTACCTTTAGTGGCTCAGGCGATGCTGTATATGCTCCTCTAACTTGCCCAACCCAGTCGCTATCTAGTAATCCAGGCTTGTCCGCCTGAAGAATATTTTCTAGCTCTGTATTATAATCATTTTCTGAGACGGACGAAGCTTCCTTGTCCAGTTTTGCAGGTGGTAGTTGAGGCAATTCATATTCCTCCGATTTCGAAGTTTCTTCCTCATCCTTACTTTTCACGAAATACGTTTTAGATATAATTTTATGCCTTAGCAGAGTATAATCGTCAACATATTCTGTACCCAGTTCTTCGTTTTCAGTTTCTTCTGTATCGAAGTTTTGTAGCTTCAATAAAATATCCTAAAAGACATTCACATTGTAAAAGAATATGAAGTGgattaaaattctaaaatcTTGTTTGCGCAGTACCTGGAAGTCCAATAgttctagtaaatatatattGATATTTAAATTCCACATTACAGTATTTAGCGATAAAAGGCCTAAGTAATGATAGTTCGATTCAGGATTTACTGATTCTGCAAACAGTTCGTGTAAATTCAGCGGGCAATTCTGTGCATCGTTGCTGTACGGTTCCTTTATGTTTGTCATGAATGCAGAGAAACCTAATAATGCTTGAAATGTATAGCTGGCACtaatgaattaatattaaagcGAACCATTGTATCATAGTGTAGTCTTACATTTCAAGTTGAGAGAAAAGAATGTTAGTATATgcaagaaatttttaatattatcatgGTCCCAGGGATCATGAAAGTAATACGGATCTTCTAATATTTTACATGTTTCCGAAAGCAAAGATGATAAAACGTGGGGTGCTAAATTAGCAAGCACATTATATCCCAATTGAAAGAATGTTGCTGTAGTCACGAGGTTGACTACTTCCATCGATGTCCATGACATTCTTAACGGTGCGATGGACCCTTCGATTAATTCCTGAAATACCGATGATTCTTGGACAAGGGCTTTCAATCCAAATGGTATAGACACCATTTTAAGTAATAATGCATTAACTGcactgtaaataaaatttcacgTGATTACACTTTATCGAGAAAGGGGATCGTAGAAGAATAgaaatttacctatttatctgcTGAGCTTTGTTTTCATTCTCGAAATAAGATTTGTCTAATTTGTTATAGAAATACGATACAGCAGGATAGAATACCTTCTCTATTTTATGCTGTACAATTTCATATACATCGAACACGTCAAATAGCTTCTCTATTActttgaataatttcagaaggtatttaatattaattatagaaaatggTTGTTTCAGCATGTTCGATGCTATTGCTACGATAAACATTGCTGGACATTTTGACACTCTGTCGTCAAAATTTACCGTATGTTCTTTACATTCGGATATAAGAAACAATGAGCCGTCGACAGTGTCCAGCATGTGTAGAATAATGTTTAGCGTGTGGGgccatatttttatattattttcggaGAGCGATGGTAAATGACATAATGCTATGTGATAGAACTCATGGTCGTATAAAATTATTGGCTTAtctaaaataatttctaaagcGTAACAAGAAACGTCGTATACACCATTTAATGTTTCCACAGACAATTTATTCAGAGCTTTCAAGGAAGCGATCAGGAAGTCAGATATCGAGAATGGGCTTTCGAATGCGCTTTCCCCCAAGAGTCTTCGGCCTGCCTCGTAAGAGCAGAGTTGCGACACGAAACATAAACAGTGAAGATAAGTTACTGTTTCTACAGTATTTCCGTTAATGATAACTTCCATTGGATCGTCATAAATAGACACTGTTATCGAACGAGGAGGTTCCTCCAGTCCTTTCTCCACGTAATGCAGTACGTGCTGCAGCAAACTCTGCGATTTACCTAACGCAGCCAGAAACATTCTTCTAGTAGTGAGACTGATGATCCACTTCTTACTCCAGTCAGCACGCGGTTCTAATACAGAAATAATATTCAATATATTTAATCTCTTATGCTGCATCGCGTTACCAAATTCATGGCTAGCCAGGAATGTCATAAACTGTTCTATCAACTCTTCCGTTGATTTATCAGTGCTTCGTACGCATTTCAGTTTCTCTTCGTTGTAACGCATTATCAGGTGCATGATACGATATACCCTTTCATGtaagaagaatttaaaattaatcccagCGATTAGGGTAGGCAACATCTCGAATGTCTTTTGCGATTGGTATTGAGAGTTGAAGGCGTTCAGTAAGTTTGTGTATACATTCTGGGGTTGCGAGCAAGTAAGTAGCTTCGCGTGAACTTGCAAGCTAGCTTCGAAGATGGGTCTACTCTCGTTTGTGAGACCATCCAGTAAAGCCTTTTGAAGCAAGTCCCACGCCGAACTGTTACTTATATGCGACAgctcattttttaataaaatttcgtaCCCAGCCAATCTAACATGAGCAGGCTTGTCGTGGCTGATTTTATCGAGAATAACGTTGTAGCACTCGTCATTGATTAGAGGAGAATTCCAATCTTCGCTTGTTTGATCGCTAATGCAAGAGAGGGATGATCGAGGTCGAGATTCGGAAATCAATGTTGATGCAGATCTTGAGGCAGATTGCTCGACAATAGTAGTTCTCATAGAATTCAACAGCACAGACATCTCCTTGGAGTGTATAATCTTCTGTGCTATATCAGTATAGTCCTCGTCTTCTTCCAATGATTTCTCTATAGTAAATTCAAACTCCCTCTTTAAACACTTTTTTATCCACCTCTCAAGATTCGGGGAGATATTATTCTCCATGTTCGAAAGATTATTCAAATATATTTACGCGAACATGAAGCTAAGAGGAACTGAAGCATTTGCTCCGAAATTCCAATGTTTCGAATTAGTTTCTATGACTACCATTTCAAGTGGATTGCAGGGTATATGTATTATCCTACGCGATGTAATAAAGTCACAACCCTTTTACTTCTGTAACGTATGTCTCGTGCTCAGTTataacaaatttattaaaaaagtattatgacatttaataataaatccttATGTAATAACAACGTTTATAATTTGATCACAAGTTAAGTGTAACGCAATGAAATTAATATGTacaaattatataatttttagaatATAACAGATATGCGATATATCTTATACAAAGTAAAATCATAGACTTTTGAATATTACATATAATTTTAGTAGAATGTCTCGTACGGTAAAATTCCAATCTCGATAATATCCACATAGTGCTTTTAACGGGCAGCCACTATAACATTCGGAGACTTTGATCGTAAGGCGTGAATTCCTCCTTGTAAAGAACAAACTCCCATAACGCTGCATCTTACAAGAAAATCTGCAAACTGTAGAGAACACTTCGATCTTAATACTGTTCAGTAATGATAAATAATTTCGTGGTGATATTTCTCTTTTTCGTGGTGATGTAATATTTACCAGTGCGTTATTCTGGTCGTGTGGCCCAATGATTACCACAATACTGTTTTTATTCTCGGACAATGGCTTTGCGTGCGGTCCAAGAGTTTCAATTTGAGTTTGGGAAAGTTGTACACTTGTAAATGGAATGTTAATACTCCCTACTACAGCACCTCTTTCAAATCTATTTAAACAGAATAATGACCATGTTCATTTGATTTCAAGTTGATCTGTGCTTTCTGTTCAATAAGGTGGGACACTCACTGTATATTATTACGTACGTCAACAACTATTAATCTCTCAGGATTATTGTGTAATAAATTCAGAAAATCATCGACACTAATTCTTGGCATTCTCTCGGTGTCCGGTTCTGGTTCAGGCCAATCTATATTCTACAACACAGCGCGTTACATGGAAGCTTTTAAaagcactaacaagggaacatctcgaacacggaaattcaacaaatttcCCTTCCCTTGTAAGCAATGTGTACAAATGTGCGTTTATACCTTTGGTTGATTAAACTGATGCTTTCTATAAGTAATACTAGCCGGTGTGTTCTGGTACATCGTCATAGAATCTTTAACGCATAATTCGATGTCTATTTCGGGAAGATCGGAAAACAAAAGTATGCACTCGTTGAAGCCTGAAGTTAAAAGTGAGTCGCGTAATTGTTTTAATATTGTTAAGCCGACTAAAAGTGGAAACGAGGAATCTCCTAGTAAAAGCTTATCCCATAAATGGAGTATTTTGTGAAGTGGAAATACGTCTGAAAaaataagaagtaaaataaatacataattcCTCTGTGACTCAGACATTACTTGTACATAGCTTACGTGAAAACATTGTTAGAAACCACGGTATAGCGAACAGTTCGGGTACAAAATTAATCGATCGAAGATGATTAGCTAGTTGAGGATCATGAAACGCTATAATCTGTGAGAATTTTCCTAAATATTCTTGTATAACCTCAGAGTTATCTTTCAGAAAGAATTTGTGAAGATATTTTGGTATAAATGCGGAGAGGCATTCAAATGCCCTAGCTACAATGAAAATACTATGTATTAAATTGAGAAACAAATGGTATACGGAATCAAGTATGATATACTTAGTCTATCACCTTCGTTGTTAAAATTCAAGTAAAGAAATGGGGCTGTTAACGAATCTAGTCCCTGCCAATAAACGTAATGAGGATTATTGCGAACCCAGGCTTTCAGCAATCTTTGTAATCTCTCGTGCCCAGCACCGGATGATAATAATTCACTGTACTGATGACATCTTGGTATATCTACCTCTATCTAAGAAATGGTTAATAAATTAGAGCATGAATATAGAGAATTCGATACAGTTTTCTAACAAGTTACCTGTCGATCTGTATGAGTAGGTGTCTCTTTATCGATCATATCATAACGTTTCTGAATGTCACCAGTGATGCCAAGTAAGGCTGCCCAAACGGCTCCTCTAACAGGCGGAGGTATATCTTTGTGTGCTTCTTCTATAATTGCGTCCCGAGTAATCGGATAAACCTGAGTTACATTATAATTACGCATAAATAAATGTAAGAGATTTACTAACAAGGAGACCTTCAgatttggcaatttcagaaaattttaataaattttattaatttttatttatattttttttttaacttggggaaatcttcaaaaggcaccccgactccttgaGAGGGGAATTTcctggggcgccagggtagtgtcggatttttacccactaaaaacctatggtcactatgaaatttttaataatttacatgtaaatatctccattattaaggcctattggccgAAACGCTCGGactcctatttatttattttcgacatagatcgaAATCAAAATTGatatctatcacatggtgtcttCCCCTTGTTAGTGTATGTGAAGGTCTGCACTCGGACATTAAGTGAAGACCTTCACCTACACTAagtataaaatttttctgaaattgccaaacctgaagatcCCCTTGTAAGATTATAATAAAAACTTAGTTAtcctaaaagttttaaaatttggtgCAGAATAATTACTTGTAACAATCTATCATACAAAACGATCCTATAAAATTGGTATTCTGTATCTCTCTCTCTTATAATTAAAGGTAGTTGAGAGGCAGCATCTGTTAAATCGTCTTGCGATTGAACACGCATTCTGTAAAAAAATTGGTGAACAGCCGATTAAAATTAGAAAGGAAAACATTTTATACCCGCCGCATTGTACTTACTGGTTCGTTAACCATGGATAATTTGCTATATACGGAATGTGAAACAAACGTTGGCGCAGCGTATCAAGAGTGACTTTAACTACACGCAGGTCAAGTAAGCCTGCCGTGTCTCTGCGGCCAAACATTTGACCTAGAAGTATTACTAAACTAAAAGGGAGATTAATAAATAGCGTCTTTAGTAAAGGGTTAAACGGTTCCCCGATACTTTATAGTTACTTTGGAACAGATAAAATTGGTGGTCTCGATCTGATGAGTCCCTGCTTCTTCAATTCCACAGTAATGTCTCCACCTGCAAGCTGCCATAAATAGTACAATTCATCCATCCTTCTAGTAATAACATTTTTATAAAGactctcctctttctctttctcagcTTTCAACAAATATTCCTCGAATATCGGCAGTTTCAATAACTCCTCTGGTATTTTACGGTTCAATGGATGAATTTGGAGACACGAGTCTATAAACTCCTTTATTTTATCAGGCAACTCCTAGCacagtaataaattattactaCTATAAGAATTAACGAGAAGCTGTAATGTAGCACTATGAAAAACTACAACCTTGTAAGTATTATAACAATTATTTTCTCTTGCAAGGCGTTCAAATACAGAAGTTTCACAGTGTATTAAGCTAAGAACTTTTCGCAAACATTGAGATAATTTCACACCTGGCCATATGGATCTACCTAATAATAATTCAGCAATAATCATACCCAAGGACCAAGAATCCACTTTCGGACTGCTAACACCAGCACTCAGAAATACTTCAGGTGCTGTGTACTTTGGATATCTATAAATGCAAACAACAACCTTTATGCCCTGCATTTGTTCAAATCTTTTCTAATCTGTCCGTTATATTTCTAGAGTGCTTAGTCTAATACTGTGCGTCTACAAGATGTCCcaagaaactctagggtccaaATTGTATACCCCTAAAGGCCCAAGTTCGTTAACACAATTGTAGAGGTAAGGCACACTTATCGTCGCTATTAGCCAACGCGACAacatcgacgaatacaaagaGAGCGAAGGAGACACAGACAGTGTGAGCGAATGCGAACGAAGAGCCCTTCTTGCCATTGTGCCATTTCGAGGACCATCTTCTCGTTGACGCACAGTATTTTAGTCAATCGATTTTTTACTCATACATACCCGATTGGGAAACATACGTTTCTCCCGCTATCTGTCATGTAGTACAAGCCAAAATTGTATAATTGTACATTTCCACTCTTATTAATGAGTATATTATCAGGGCTCAGATGTCTGTGTACTAAATCTAACGTGTTCATACAATGCAATCCTAATAAGCATTGAAATGCTATTTTTATAATATCATCGGTCCCTAAGTTCTCTTTACTGCTTAACGGATCCCCATTGTACTCGGTGACCACTACTATCCTTTCTATAAAAACAATGAGTTTAGTTATACGCTGGTGTAAGACAGCCTGGATTactgtaatttataaatatgaCTTTTACCATGTTTACTTCTGATTATATCGAGATAAGTCGATAGATGTGGATGCTGAATAGTTTTCAGGAATTGTGATTTACCATATATCGTTATTGAATTCGGCGTAAGGGGTAGACCGTTACTACCACAAACTTCGACTGGATGGCTTTGCGCGAAGAATGTCATACCACCAAAACAACGCTCTTCATTTTCTAAAAGTGCTGGGCACATTTTGATCCCTACGATTAACgccattattttattaaataacattAATACAAGGCCGCGTATTTTGCATGCGAAGAATTCAACAATCTTACAATGtgttaaataaagcagaaaaatatataattgaagGGGTTGTACGTActtaatttattaatacgtttttatgcaactttaaaatatatatctgcAAGTATTTATATTATCAGCCACCCAGCAATACTTGCATCAACCACTAATTATACGAAACATATATTTGGAATTTTCTTAGATTTAAATTTCCCCATGATTGAGTCATCTGTAATGATCATTTGTAACACAATCCAAATTATGGATCTGTCTATCAGCTTTGTTATAATAATGGCACTGACTCCTGCACTGGCGCTACAGAATCAAAATACTGTCAGTAGCCTGCTAGGGTCTTTATGCAATCGCTACCAGAGGTGTAAGTATTACCCATACTATTGCCACCTTCCTTTCCAATAGTGTAATGAAAATAGTATACTCTTCCAATCTACCCTTTAAAACTTGACAGAAACGGTGCATAAATCGATAGCTATTCGTGCAGTTAAAGCTGAAAGCGTAGAGTCCTTTTAATTACACATTTGGAAAGAAATATGACAATCTCGTGGTCAATATTTACCCCGCCAGTAGTGAGTGCATAAAAAGCCCTAACAGATTCCCTAGTGTCCGTCGAAAagctagggtagatgtccccaattaccgtgctttgacgccgacttgctcccgaaggaattaattactgacttctcttatttcaattttgcttggtgaaaatttatatcggtgttttaaacttttctctttattaaggcattttttcaggttgaaaatgttatttttcatatttttttaatttaaataaaagagtacatgtttttgtcccaattaccgtgccctgaaaaatgcgttgtccctattcTTGTGCctccaattaccgtgctttttgaatagcgttcccgcggttaaGTTATGtctttcaactttgaactgtCCAAACCattttttgctctacgagaggtgtttttatgtaattttaatatgaccttttcattacaaaagcaaaatatgcaaatataaatttctgttcacacgTTCTGAGGAACGAAAGTAatgttaggtttagcagttacagagggagccggTGGGCACCAAGGGGCACGGTaaatagggacaagcgttaaattcctgtccccaTTACtgaattcactttaaaaatacgaaaacgtttcagaagttttgctatttttcatacaatttgaaccttttatgatgTAATAATCATTAGTATTTTACATAAGtccaaatcatgataattatcaattcattcacttctgtaaagtatcTTCTCATAAAGAAATCTTCGTATgcatttgtgaacatttttttactatgctttaattgtttaaaaatgcaaccttctcgtttgtaacacctacattaatagtttaacttaattaaaaaaaattctttccttatttatttatgcgatttTTTTGTACGGCTTTAAGTATAAAATCACGGCAATAGGGACAGGGCACGATAATCGGGACATCCCTAACGAATTCGGTATTTCGCATTGACTCTGTGCTGGAGCCAGAAAATTACTTGGATtaattgtttctgatagagacgaaaaTAGCTCTAttagaatcaaccaatccaagccATTTTCCGGAACCAGCgcagtcagtgcgagataccgcaTTCGCTATAAGAACGGCCGAACGGTCCGGCATATCACTAGACCAGTGGCAGTCTGGTAGTTCAATACTTCTCCGAGCGCGTTGGCGCGAAAATGCGTCGCTGCCAGGCGGAGGAGTTAATTTCATTTGCAGCATCGTGAAAGTTATCTCGAATTAGCTTCAGTTCTACCAATATAATCATTCATGAGATATCGTTACCTGcttttta is a window encoding:
- the Aif gene encoding apoptosis inducing factor isoform X2, which gives rise to MLSCGRVIGRFPKLTSHSHVNHFSRPFKYIGIVSVNNLWYSSNASDKKPYKSPGTTIKPEECVPEICGRPDDPQKCDKPPPPYWKILATLIIAGVTIYAISSTNLFTSKKSDPQKDVSKRKKDGRKHRRSTQKIKSPASSSLIPKDVPYLLIGGGTAAFSAFRSIKSRDPKAKVLVVTEEGDFPYMRPPLSKELWYNTDRKTTAQLFFKQWNGTQRSIFYEPHEFYSNVNDLIESDKGGVAVATGWKITKMDVANKTVTLDDNYEIKYDKCLIATGASPKNLPVFESLEDDLKEKIITFRTREDFLDLEDSVNNPNCKNIVIIGGGFLGSELACSLARNLPEDKRVFQVYKEKFIMDQVLPEYLSEWATKKAMLEGVQCIPSAEVEDYTYKNGQLSLVLTGSYVLDADQVVVAVGVEPNTDLAVASHLETDPDVGGFLVNAELEARSNLWVAGDAACFYDIRLGRRRVEHHDHAVVSGRLAGENMTGARKPYLHQSMFWSDLGPEVGYEAIGIVDSSLPTVGVFAKGAEVTATNNSAETTRSSSEEKSRSPQALSSVKPELVTEPSQSIDEQAGSNENDKSVYADDTKLATEEPKRYDDFVKGVVFYLRDDIVVGIVLWNIFNRMSIARQVLARGTKYDDLNEVAKLFTIHDD
- the Aif gene encoding apoptosis inducing factor isoform X1, whose product is MLSCGRVIGRFPKLTSHSHVNHFSRPFKYIGIVSVNNLWYSSNASDKKPYKSPGTTIKPEECVPESTYSKPKKSVPACESYPNASCPSSCYEVCGRPDDPQKCDKPPPPYWKILATLIIAGVTIYAISSTNLFTSKKSDPQKDVSKRKKDGRKHRRSTQKIKSPASSSLIPKDVPYLLIGGGTAAFSAFRSIKSRDPKAKVLVVTEEGDFPYMRPPLSKELWYNTDRKTTAQLFFKQWNGTQRSIFYEPHEFYSNVNDLIESDKGGVAVATGWKITKMDVANKTVTLDDNYEIKYDKCLIATGASPKNLPVFESLEDDLKEKIITFRTREDFLDLEDSVNNPNCKNIVIIGGGFLGSELACSLARNLPEDKRVFQVYKEKFIMDQVLPEYLSEWATKKAMLEGVQCIPSAEVEDYTYKNGQLSLVLTGSYVLDADQVVVAVGVEPNTDLAVASHLETDPDVGGFLVNAELEARSNLWVAGDAACFYDIRLGRRRVEHHDHAVVSGRLAGENMTGARKPYLHQSMFWSDLGPEVGYEAIGIVDSSLPTVGVFAKGAEVTATNNSAETTRSSSEEKSRSPQALSSVKPELVTEPSQSIDEQAGSNENDKSVYADDTKLATEEPKRYDDFVKGVVFYLRDDIVVGIVLWNIFNRMSIARQVLARGTKYDDLNEVAKLFTIHDD
- the LOC143367378 gene encoding protein broad-minded — encoded protein: MENNISPNLERWIKKCLKREFEFTIEKSLEEDEDYTDIAQKIIHSKEMSVLLNSMRTTIVEQSASRSASTLISESRPRSSLSCISDQTSEDWNSPLINDECYNVILDKISHDKPAHVRLAGYEILLKNELSHISNSSAWDLLQKALLDGLTNESRPIFEASLQVHAKLLTCSQPQNVYTNLLNAFNSQYQSQKTFEMLPTLIAGINFKFFLHERVYRIMHLIMRYNEEKLKCVRSTDKSTEELIEQFMTFLASHEFGNAMQHKRLNILNIISVLEPRADWSKKWIISLTTRRMFLAALGKSQSLLQHVLHYVEKGLEEPPRSITVSIYDDPMEVIINGNTVETVTYLHCLCFVSQLCSYEAGRRLLGESAFESPFSISDFLIASLKALNKLSVETLNGVYDVSCYALEIILDKPIILYDHEFYHIALCHLPSLSENNIKIWPHTLNIILHMLDTVDGSLFLISECKEHTVNFDDRVSKCPAMFIVAIASNMLKQPFSIINIKYLLKLFKVIEKLFDVFDVYEIVQHKIEKVFYPAVSYFYNKLDKSYFENENKAQQINSAVNALLLKMVSIPFGLKALVQESSVFQELIEGSIAPLRMSWTSMEVVNLVTTATFFQLGYNVLANLAPHVLSSLLSETCKILEDPYYFHDPWDHDNIKNFLHILTFFSLNLKCFSAFMTNIKEPYSNDAQNCPLNLHELFAESVNPESNYHYLGLLSLNTVMWNLNINIYLLELLDFQDILLKLQNFDTEETENEELGTEYVDDYTLLRHKIISKTYFVKSKDEEETSKSEEYELPQLPPAKLDKEASSVSENDYNTELENILQADKPGLLDSDWVGQVRGAYTASPEPLKNRILIQLVDQMQKAIPTAEWGQNFQWDENVSSKTDFWFAEEIQGINLALYYADQNDILENTIETREKLQEFINACYEFIQYERPKKFDGFDWFLSTVFIICEGDMAKCKTFITQLIQFPVTKFLWPSLGKVIDRNIKEECAIQFTFMQILESIVSNELPNVKFALKSTSGMDWSLICNLMMSQCFWGILPWSQIVHFLATCVLYSPDYIIYYCVSLLHHCQHTLMQNVTCGKLWPEHIALDDYECHNYLRYMDILDRRYGNKISPKLVIKGFDSIHEV